One genomic region from Rattus norvegicus strain BN/NHsdMcwi chromosome 10, GRCr8, whole genome shotgun sequence encodes:
- the Lgals9 gene encoding galectin-9 isoform 3 (isoform 3 is encoded by transcript variant 3), which translates to MAFFSTQPPYMNPVIPFTGIIQGGLQNGLQITLQGTVHPFPNRIAVNFQTGFSGNDIAFHFNPRFEEGGYVVCNTKQNGKWGPEERKMQMPFQKGMPFELCFLVQRSEFKVMVNKNFFVQYSHRVPYHLVDTISVSGCLHLSFINFQAQTIIHTVHSIPGQMLSTPGIPPMAYPTPAYTIPFFTSIPNGFYPSKSINISGVVLPDAKRFHINLRCGGDIAFHLNPRFNEKVVVRNTQINNSWGPEERSLPGRMPFNRGQSFSVWILCEGHCFKVAVDGQHICEYYHRLKNLPDINTLEVAGDIQLTHVQT; encoded by the exons ATGGCTTTCTTCAGCACCCAGCCTCCATACATGAACCCA GTCATCCCCTTTACTGGAATAATCCAAGGAGGGTTGCAGAACGGACTTCAGATCACCCTCCAGGGGACCGTCCACCCTTTTCCAAATAG gATTGCGGTGAACTTTCAGACTGGCTTCAGTGGAAATGACATTGCCTTCCACTTCAATCCCCGGTTTGAGGAAGGAGGATATGTGGTTTGCAACACAAAGCAGAATGGAAAGTGGGGGCCTGAGGAGAGGAAGATGCAGATGCCCTTCCAGAAGGGGATGCCCTTTGAGCTTTGCTTCCTGGTACAGAGGTCGGAATTCAAG GTGATGGTGAACAAGAACTTCTTTGTACAGTACTCACACCGCGTGCCCTACCACCTCGTGGACACCATTTCGGTCTCGGGATGCTTGCACCTGTCCTTCATCAACTTCCAG GCTCAAACTATCATCCACACAGTTCACAGCATCCCTGGACAGATGCTCTCT ACTCCTGGAATCCCTCCTATGGCATACCCCACCCCAGCCTAT ACTATACCTTTCTTCACCAGCATCCCAAATGGGTTTTACCCATCCAAGTCCATCAACATATCAGGCGTGGTCTTGCCAGATGCTAAGAG GTTCCATATCAACCTTCGCTGTGGGGGTGACATTGCTTTCCACCTGAACCCCCGTTTCAATGAGAAGGTTGTGGTCCGAAACACTCAGATCAACAACTCCTGGGGGCCCGAGGAGCGAAGCCTGCCTGGGAGAATGCCCTTCAATCGTGGCCAGAGTTTCTCA GTGTGGATCTTATGTGAAGGTCACTGCTTCAAGGTGGCCGTGGATGGTCAGCATATTTGTGAATATTACCACCGCCTGAAGAACTTGCCGGATATCAACACTCTAGAGGTGGCCGGTGATATCCAGCTGACACACGTGCAGACCTAG
- the Lgals9 gene encoding galectin-9 isoform X1, whose product MAFFSTQPPYMNPVIPFTGIIQGGLQNGLQITLQGTVHPFPNRIAVNFQTGFSGNDIAFHFNPRFEEGGYVVCNTKQNGKWGPEERKMQMPFQKGMPFELCFLVQRSEFKVMVNKNFFVQYSHRVPYHLVDTISVSGCLHLSFINFQNSTAAPVQPVFSTMQFSQPVQFPRMPKGRKQRTQGFQPAHQAPVAQTIIHTVHSIPGQMLSTPGIPPMAYPTPAYTIPFFTSIPNGFYPSKSINISGVVLPDAKRFHINLRCGGDIAFHLNPRFNEKVVVRNTQINNSWGPEERSLPGRMPFNRGQSFSVWILCEGHCFKVAVDGQHICEYYHRLKNLPDINTLEVAGDIQLTHVQT is encoded by the exons ATGGCTTTCTTCAGCACCCAGCCTCCATACATGAACCCA GTCATCCCCTTTACTGGAATAATCCAAGGAGGGTTGCAGAACGGACTTCAGATCACCCTCCAGGGGACCGTCCACCCTTTTCCAAATAG gATTGCGGTGAACTTTCAGACTGGCTTCAGTGGAAATGACATTGCCTTCCACTTCAATCCCCGGTTTGAGGAAGGAGGATATGTGGTTTGCAACACAAAGCAGAATGGAAAGTGGGGGCCTGAGGAGAGGAAGATGCAGATGCCCTTCCAGAAGGGGATGCCCTTTGAGCTTTGCTTCCTGGTACAGAGGTCGGAATTCAAG GTGATGGTGAACAAGAACTTCTTTGTACAGTACTCACACCGCGTGCCCTACCACCTCGTGGACACCATTTCGGTCTCGGGATGCTTGCACCTGTCCTTCATCAACTTCCAG AACTCCACTGCAGCCCCTGTCCAGCCTGTCTTCTCCACAATGCAATTCTCTCAGCCAGTCCAGTTCCCACGGATGCCCAAGGGGCGCAAACAGCGA ACTCAGGGCTTTCAGCCTGCCCACCAGGCACCCGTG GCTCAAACTATCATCCACACAGTTCACAGCATCCCTGGACAGATGCTCTCT ACTCCTGGAATCCCTCCTATGGCATACCCCACCCCAGCCTAT ACTATACCTTTCTTCACCAGCATCCCAAATGGGTTTTACCCATCCAAGTCCATCAACATATCAGGCGTGGTCTTGCCAGATGCTAAGAG GTTCCATATCAACCTTCGCTGTGGGGGTGACATTGCTTTCCACCTGAACCCCCGTTTCAATGAGAAGGTTGTGGTCCGAAACACTCAGATCAACAACTCCTGGGGGCCCGAGGAGCGAAGCCTGCCTGGGAGAATGCCCTTCAATCGTGGCCAGAGTTTCTCA GTGTGGATCTTATGTGAAGGTCACTGCTTCAAGGTGGCCGTGGATGGTCAGCATATTTGTGAATATTACCACCGCCTGAAGAACTTGCCGGATATCAACACTCTAGAGGTGGCCGGTGATATCCAGCTGACACACGTGCAGACCTAG
- the Lgals9 gene encoding galectin-9 isoform 2 (isoform 2 is encoded by transcript variant 2), translating into MAFFSTQPPYMNPVIPFTGIIQGGLQNGLQITLQGTVHPFPNRIAVNFQTGFSGNDIAFHFNPRFEEGGYVVCNTKQNGKWGPEERKMQMPFQKGMPFELCFLVQRSEFKVMVNKNFFVQYSHRVPYHLVDTISVSGCLHLSFINFQTQGFQPAHQAPVAQTIIHTVHSIPGQMLSTPGIPPMAYPTPAYTIPFFTSIPNGFYPSKSINISGVVLPDAKRFHINLRCGGDIAFHLNPRFNEKVVVRNTQINNSWGPEERSLPGRMPFNRGQSFSVWILCEGHCFKVAVDGQHICEYYHRLKNLPDINTLEVAGDIQLTHVQT; encoded by the exons ATGGCTTTCTTCAGCACCCAGCCTCCATACATGAACCCA GTCATCCCCTTTACTGGAATAATCCAAGGAGGGTTGCAGAACGGACTTCAGATCACCCTCCAGGGGACCGTCCACCCTTTTCCAAATAG gATTGCGGTGAACTTTCAGACTGGCTTCAGTGGAAATGACATTGCCTTCCACTTCAATCCCCGGTTTGAGGAAGGAGGATATGTGGTTTGCAACACAAAGCAGAATGGAAAGTGGGGGCCTGAGGAGAGGAAGATGCAGATGCCCTTCCAGAAGGGGATGCCCTTTGAGCTTTGCTTCCTGGTACAGAGGTCGGAATTCAAG GTGATGGTGAACAAGAACTTCTTTGTACAGTACTCACACCGCGTGCCCTACCACCTCGTGGACACCATTTCGGTCTCGGGATGCTTGCACCTGTCCTTCATCAACTTCCAG ACTCAGGGCTTTCAGCCTGCCCACCAGGCACCCGTG GCTCAAACTATCATCCACACAGTTCACAGCATCCCTGGACAGATGCTCTCT ACTCCTGGAATCCCTCCTATGGCATACCCCACCCCAGCCTAT ACTATACCTTTCTTCACCAGCATCCCAAATGGGTTTTACCCATCCAAGTCCATCAACATATCAGGCGTGGTCTTGCCAGATGCTAAGAG GTTCCATATCAACCTTCGCTGTGGGGGTGACATTGCTTTCCACCTGAACCCCCGTTTCAATGAGAAGGTTGTGGTCCGAAACACTCAGATCAACAACTCCTGGGGGCCCGAGGAGCGAAGCCTGCCTGGGAGAATGCCCTTCAATCGTGGCCAGAGTTTCTCA GTGTGGATCTTATGTGAAGGTCACTGCTTCAAGGTGGCCGTGGATGGTCAGCATATTTGTGAATATTACCACCGCCTGAAGAACTTGCCGGATATCAACACTCTAGAGGTGGCCGGTGATATCCAGCTGACACACGTGCAGACCTAG